Proteins encoded by one window of Deinococcus yavapaiensis KR-236:
- a CDS encoding zinc-dependent alcohol dehydrogenase — protein MKAVVWHGVGDIRLDDVPEPTLEQPGDAIVRLTASAICGTDLHFVHGTGGEMVPGTILGHEGVGIVESVGSDVRNFRPGDRVVIPSTIACGYCSYCRAGYTSQCDNANPNGPSAGTAFFGGPKMSGPFQGLQAELARIPYAAANLVKIPDSVTDQQAILCSDIFPTAYFGAELAEIEEGDTVAVFGCGPVGQFVITSAKLMGAGRVFAVDAVESRLETARYQGAEVINFEQEDPVATIQRLTGGVGVDRAIDAVGVDAKHAHAGPAAEQAAQEEAQFQQQLQQVAPQGLAGNHGDAPSQALEWAVQALAKAGTLSIIGVYPQTMQSFPIGAAMNKNLTINMGNCHHRKYIPMLLDLIQNGTLDPTALLSNVEEMSDAVAAYQAFDERRPGWLKVEVVPGL, from the coding sequence ATGAAAGCAGTGGTATGGCACGGGGTGGGTGACATCCGTCTCGACGATGTTCCCGAACCGACCCTCGAACAACCCGGCGACGCGATCGTTCGCCTCACGGCCTCTGCCATTTGCGGAACGGACTTGCACTTCGTGCACGGCACCGGGGGCGAGATGGTGCCCGGCACCATCCTCGGGCATGAAGGCGTCGGCATCGTGGAGTCGGTCGGCTCGGACGTTCGCAACTTCCGCCCCGGCGACCGCGTCGTCATTCCCAGCACCATCGCCTGCGGATACTGTTCGTACTGCCGCGCCGGTTACACCTCGCAGTGCGACAACGCCAACCCCAACGGTCCATCGGCGGGCACCGCCTTCTTCGGCGGCCCGAAAATGAGCGGTCCCTTTCAAGGCTTGCAAGCGGAACTCGCCCGGATTCCCTACGCCGCGGCGAATCTCGTCAAAATTCCGGATTCCGTGACCGATCAGCAGGCGATCTTGTGCAGCGACATCTTTCCGACCGCGTACTTCGGCGCGGAACTCGCCGAGATCGAGGAAGGGGACACGGTCGCGGTGTTCGGATGCGGTCCCGTCGGGCAGTTCGTGATCACGTCCGCCAAACTCATGGGCGCCGGGCGCGTCTTCGCCGTCGACGCGGTCGAGTCGCGTTTGGAGACCGCGCGGTATCAAGGCGCGGAGGTCATCAACTTCGAGCAGGAAGACCCCGTGGCGACCATTCAACGCCTCACGGGCGGCGTCGGCGTGGACCGCGCGATCGACGCGGTCGGCGTGGACGCCAAGCACGCGCACGCCGGACCCGCCGCCGAGCAGGCGGCCCAAGAGGAGGCGCAATTTCAGCAGCAGCTGCAGCAAGTCGCGCCGCAAGGCTTGGCGGGCAACCACGGGGACGCGCCTTCGCAAGCGCTGGAATGGGCCGTGCAAGCACTTGCGAAGGCGGGCACGCTGTCGATCATCGGCGTGTACCCGCAGACGATGCAGAGCTTCCCGATCGGCGCGGCGATGAACAAGAACCTGACGATCAACATGGGCAACTGCCACCACCGCAAGTACATCCCGATGCTGCTGGACCTCATTCAGAACGGCACGCTCGACCCGACGGCCTTGTTGTCGAACGTCGAGGAGATGAGCGATGCCGTCGCGGCGTACCAAGCGTTCGACGAGCGTCGTCCCGGCTGGCTCAAAGTCGAGGTCGTTCCCGGGTTGTAG
- a CDS encoding YwbE family protein: MSDGRVRANVRPGATVSVVQKADQATGRLTKGVVAQLLTNSPTHPHGIKVRLTSGVVGRVKTVHDEPAPSG; encoded by the coding sequence ATGAGCGACGGACGTGTTCGAGCGAACGTCCGGCCCGGCGCGACCGTCAGTGTCGTCCAGAAAGCCGATCAGGCGACGGGCCGCCTCACGAAGGGCGTCGTGGCGCAGCTTTTGACAAATTCACCGACGCATCCGCACGGCATCAAGGTCAGGCTCACGAGCGGCGTGGTCGGACGCGTCAAGACCGTGCACGACGAGCCCGCGCCGAGCGGGTGA
- a CDS encoding YaaC family protein, with product MREIKILSENPIEQIWLHLSKWESKTLALRLIRERANESGEALDEERADAKAQGLAYCLRNAREYLRDPAASWNKRLLNGYYGLMSLVGAIMIADPRNDYDLAKFELAAKMGHGLNNVDDPHTPFPDAQKVYVTEDGLLVRYLASLGVSNRDLKLGRKDAERVLGTPDPRLMSLDTLLASIPELHDLYFDVTGRQPLSVGVFFHSDLNWNSARGDEGGDLVGEFLRAIRLFDASVEEPDRGVWLGLRSNAAFDEHAARSQFRLPFEKYQTYRDDHDGREYLAGFLPTSSSANWKSSTGAYGSAMADTVYAAPLVGRITDTIAVHYCLMYALSIIVRYRPSLWREISEGRHDDYFALIKYYFEAFVRVVPELALARIAAASVHAFQPGSLHAPS from the coding sequence ATGCGCGAGATCAAGATCCTCTCCGAAAATCCCATCGAGCAGATTTGGCTGCACTTGTCGAAATGGGAAAGCAAGACGCTCGCGCTGCGCCTGATTCGCGAGCGAGCGAACGAGAGCGGCGAGGCGCTCGACGAGGAGCGGGCTGACGCCAAGGCGCAAGGGCTGGCGTACTGCTTGCGGAACGCCCGCGAGTACCTGCGCGACCCGGCGGCGAGTTGGAACAAGCGCCTCCTCAACGGCTACTACGGCTTGATGTCCCTCGTCGGGGCGATCATGATCGCCGATCCGCGCAACGACTACGACCTCGCGAAGTTCGAGCTCGCCGCGAAGATGGGTCACGGCCTGAACAACGTCGATGATCCGCACACGCCCTTTCCGGACGCCCAGAAGGTGTACGTGACGGAGGACGGCCTGCTCGTGCGTTATCTCGCGAGCCTCGGGGTGAGCAACCGCGACCTCAAGCTCGGCCGCAAGGACGCCGAGCGCGTGCTCGGCACGCCCGATCCGCGCCTGATGTCCCTCGATACGCTGCTGGCGAGCATTCCGGAGTTGCACGACCTCTACTTCGACGTGACGGGCCGCCAACCGCTCAGCGTCGGGGTGTTCTTCCACTCCGACTTGAACTGGAATAGCGCGCGTGGCGACGAGGGAGGCGACCTCGTGGGAGAATTCCTGCGCGCGATCCGCTTGTTCGACGCGTCCGTCGAGGAACCCGACCGCGGAGTGTGGCTCGGTCTGCGCTCGAACGCCGCCTTCGACGAGCACGCGGCGCGCTCGCAGTTCCGCTTGCCTTTCGAGAAGTACCAGACCTACCGCGACGACCACGACGGTCGCGAGTACCTCGCGGGGTTCCTACCGACGTCGAGTTCGGCGAATTGGAAGTCCAGCACGGGAGCGTACGGTTCGGCGATGGCGGACACGGTGTACGCCGCGCCGCTCGTCGGACGAATCACGGACACGATCGCCGTGCACTACTGCCTGATGTACGCGCTGAGCATCATCGTGCGCTACCGACCCAGCCTTTGGCGTGAAATCAGCGAGGGGCGGCACGACGACTACTTCGCCCTCATCAAGTACTACTTCGAGGCGTTCGTGCGCGTCGTTCCCGAATTGGCCCTCGCACGAATCGCGGCGGCGTCCGTGCACGCCTTTCAGCCGGGCTCGCTTCACGCTCCGAGCTGA
- a CDS encoding L-dopachrome tautomerase-related protein: MSDPERTTNLPMERLTGVLEIVAHFHGPMPTGVTVSREGRIFVNFPKWGDDVTFTVAELRQGEAVAYPDQATNDTNEDDLAAALVSVQSVVVDAADRLWMLDTGSPMFERTSYGGPKLVCVDLAANSVTRKILLPTDVALPTTYLNDIRFDLRRNAAFITDSAQDGPNGIIVVNLETGESWRRRHDHPSTKARDLTDFVPIVEGRPFLEVTPDAPPKSGAGMGADGIAISADGERLYYCPLGSRRLYSVSTAALLDRTLDDDAVAATVTDEGDKGGGADGLESDADGFVYATNYEHGSITRRKPGGVWETVVRDPRLLWPDTLSLAEDGFLYVTANQLHRQARYHEGKDQRHKPYTLFRVRVNARPVRLV; this comes from the coding sequence ATGAGCGACCCCGAACGGACCACGAACTTACCGATGGAACGCCTCACGGGCGTCCTCGAGATCGTCGCGCACTTTCACGGGCCCATGCCGACGGGCGTGACCGTGTCGCGCGAAGGGCGCATCTTCGTGAACTTCCCGAAGTGGGGCGACGACGTGACGTTCACCGTCGCCGAGCTTCGCCAAGGAGAGGCGGTGGCGTACCCCGATCAAGCGACGAACGACACGAACGAAGACGACCTCGCCGCCGCACTCGTGAGCGTTCAGAGCGTCGTCGTTGACGCTGCCGATCGATTGTGGATGCTCGATACGGGCAGCCCGATGTTCGAGCGCACGTCTTATGGGGGGCCGAAGCTCGTGTGCGTGGATCTTGCCGCAAACAGCGTCACTCGTAAGATTTTGCTGCCGACAGACGTGGCGTTGCCCACCACGTACCTCAACGACATTCGTTTCGACTTGCGCCGAAACGCCGCTTTTATCACCGACTCGGCGCAAGACGGTCCGAACGGGATCATCGTCGTGAATCTCGAAACGGGCGAGAGCTGGCGGCGGCGGCACGACCACCCGTCCACCAAGGCGCGTGACCTCACGGACTTCGTCCCGATCGTGGAAGGACGGCCGTTTCTGGAGGTCACGCCCGACGCCCCGCCGAAGTCGGGAGCGGGCATGGGAGCCGACGGCATCGCCATCTCCGCCGACGGCGAGCGGTTGTACTACTGCCCGTTGGGAAGCCGACGGCTGTACAGCGTCAGCACGGCGGCCCTCCTCGACCGAACGCTGGACGACGACGCTGTCGCGGCGACGGTCACCGACGAGGGCGACAAGGGCGGCGGCGCGGACGGACTGGAGTCGGACGCGGACGGCTTCGTGTACGCCACGAACTACGAGCATGGAAGCATCACCCGGCGCAAGCCTGGCGGCGTGTGGGAAACGGTCGTGCGCGATCCGCGCCTGTTGTGGCCCGACACGCTCTCTCTGGCCGAGGACGGCTTTTTGTACGTCACGGCGAACCAATTGCATCGCCAAGCGCGTTACCACGAAGGCAAGGATCAACGTCACAAGCCGTACACCCTCTTTCGGGTGCGCGTGAACGCTCGGCCCGTGCGGCTCGTGTGA
- a CDS encoding DinB family protein — protein sequence MTTMTSTVSLSQQALLDYWLGHRVLTRRTIEAFPDEALFSFKPTSTLRSFGEMMLEVVGMIEPTLAYLRSGEWTPTMERFEDVRSKTALLAAWDEATRRLMDEWTSVPSERVWAVVPPLPHLVAVPYLIDNEVHHRAQGFVYLRLLEIEPPAFYER from the coding sequence ATGACGACCATGACTTCGACCGTTTCCCTTTCGCAACAAGCCTTGCTGGATTACTGGCTGGGGCACCGAGTGCTCACGCGGCGCACGATCGAGGCGTTTCCGGACGAGGCGTTGTTCTCGTTCAAGCCGACTTCGACCTTACGATCGTTTGGCGAGATGATGTTGGAGGTCGTCGGAATGATCGAGCCGACCCTGGCTTACTTGCGAAGCGGTGAGTGGACGCCGACGATGGAGAGGTTCGAGGACGTCCGGTCGAAGACGGCGTTGCTCGCCGCTTGGGACGAAGCGACGCGCCGTCTGATGGACGAATGGACGAGCGTGCCGAGCGAGCGCGTGTGGGCGGTCGTGCCGCCCCTGCCCCACCTCGTGGCCGTGCCGTACCTGATCGACAACGAGGTGCACCACCGCGCGCAAGGCTTCGTCTACTTGAGGCTGTTGGAGATCGAACCGCCCGCGTTCTACGAGCGCTGA
- a CDS encoding WD40 repeat domain-containing protein: MPTLLLGALLAASAAWTVPNVFSLGFAPNGDVLVTSRARGSGAAPLDVNVRSLVTGKVVSSVSIPEVGDDVSLVSVSSDLRLAAWLDKAQDVLTVRTPTTRWSSKLQGVRGTTALTFSPDGRTLAAANSNGYVQLWDVERGERRATILLKSRPDRLAFRPDSRVLAVNIRSYEAPNDATTLWNVADGMKLGSVQSLPGFSPATFVFEPGTSMLIAEAPRYTIGWFDSESGSVSKTLPMYVTPCEQPASFVNCAHGPLNASLSRDGSRITVTVDPRDGRLLALVYDTRTLKRLYQVRVEGFAVLTPDGNSLLVSTSYPDSLSKVVLEGEVP; the protein is encoded by the coding sequence ATGCCTACGCTGCTTCTCGGCGCTTTGCTCGCCGCCAGCGCCGCTTGGACGGTCCCGAACGTCTTCTCGCTCGGCTTCGCGCCGAACGGCGATGTGCTGGTGACTTCGCGCGCACGCGGCTCGGGCGCCGCTCCGCTCGATGTGAACGTTCGCAGCCTCGTCACGGGCAAGGTCGTCTCGAGCGTCTCGATTCCCGAGGTTGGCGACGACGTCAGCCTCGTCTCCGTGTCCTCCGACCTGCGCCTTGCCGCTTGGCTCGACAAGGCGCAGGACGTCCTCACTGTTCGCACGCCCACGACCCGCTGGTCATCCAAGCTTCAAGGGGTGCGGGGCACCACGGCCCTGACGTTCAGTCCCGACGGGCGCACCCTCGCTGCCGCGAACAGCAACGGGTACGTTCAACTGTGGGACGTCGAGCGCGGGGAGCGTCGCGCGACGATTTTGCTGAAATCCCGCCCTGACAGGCTCGCCTTTCGGCCCGACTCACGGGTGCTCGCCGTGAACATTCGATCGTACGAAGCTCCGAACGACGCGACGACGCTATGGAACGTCGCGGACGGCATGAAGCTCGGGAGCGTGCAGAGCCTTCCCGGCTTTTCGCCCGCGACGTTCGTCTTCGAGCCTGGTACGAGCATGTTGATCGCGGAGGCACCGAGGTACACCATCGGCTGGTTCGATTCCGAAAGCGGGAGCGTCTCGAAGACTTTGCCGATGTACGTCACGCCCTGCGAACAGCCCGCATCCTTCGTGAACTGCGCGCACGGTCCATTGAACGCCTCGCTGAGCCGTGACGGATCGAGAATCACGGTGACCGTCGATCCGCGAGACGGCCGACTGCTGGCGCTCGTGTACGACACCCGCACCCTGAAGCGGCTGTACCAAGTGCGAGTCGAAGGGTTCGCGGTCCTCACGCCGGACGGAAATTCGCTCTTGGTGTCGACGAGCTACCCCGACTCGCTCTCGAAAGTCGTTCTCGAAGGCGAAGTTCCCTGA
- the purE gene encoding 5-(carboxyamino)imidazole ribonucleotide mutase translates to MARVTSVQDVKVGVVMGSRSDFETMKAALDVLGEFGVAFEARVLSAHRTPRLLEAYGRRAEEIGLRAIIAGAGGAAHLPGMLAAFTRVPVLGVPVQSRALHGLDSLLSIVQMPGGVPVATFAIGTAGARNAALFATAMLANEDETVRARLNTFRERQTAEVLGNPFFEGYCPAEFET, encoded by the coding sequence ATGGCGCGCGTGACGAGCGTGCAGGACGTGAAGGTGGGCGTGGTGATGGGAAGCCGCAGCGACTTCGAGACGATGAAGGCGGCGCTCGACGTCTTGGGAGAGTTCGGCGTGGCATTCGAGGCGCGCGTGCTGTCCGCGCATCGTACGCCGCGCCTTCTCGAAGCCTACGGACGCCGCGCGGAAGAGATCGGCTTGCGAGCGATCATCGCCGGCGCGGGCGGCGCGGCTCACTTGCCGGGCATGTTGGCGGCGTTCACGCGCGTGCCCGTCTTGGGGGTGCCGGTGCAAAGCCGCGCGCTGCATGGCCTCGACTCGCTCTTGTCGATCGTGCAGATGCCGGGCGGAGTGCCCGTGGCGACCTTCGCGATCGGTACGGCGGGCGCGCGCAACGCGGCCCTGTTCGCCACGGCCATGCTGGCGAACGAGGACGAGACCGTGCGCGCGCGGTTGAACACGTTTCGCGAGCGACAAACGGCCGAGGTGCTGGGAAATCCGTTCTTCGAAGGTTACTGCCCGGCGGAGTTCGAGACGTGA
- a CDS encoding IS5 family transposase, with translation MARHPYPSDLTDREWRILEPLVPLAKQGGRPRKHPLRDILDAIFYVDRSGCSWRMLPHEFPPWKTVYHYFRQFRLDGTWKRMQDELRRMARMAAGRSPEPTAAILDSQSIRTSQRGGPRGYDGAKKISGRKRHLLVDTLGLPLLIKVLPANISDRDGGEDVLLEAKQAIPPLRHLFVDQGYRGQWVKWVEGEVGWTVEVVARPRKIRGIWWPKDQPLPDWYFEALEEQKKFKVIPRRWVVERSFAWYSFHRRLVRDYEFLPETTEAFLQVAATHLLVRRLAA, from the coding sequence ATGGCACGGCACCCCTATCCCTCCGATCTGACGGACCGTGAATGGCGCATTCTCGAGCCACTCGTCCCGCTCGCCAAGCAAGGCGGCCGGCCTCGCAAGCATCCCCTCAGGGACATCCTCGACGCCATCTTCTACGTTGATCGCTCCGGGTGTTCCTGGCGCATGCTGCCCCACGAGTTTCCACCGTGGAAGACGGTCTACCATTACTTCCGTCAGTTCCGTCTCGACGGCACCTGGAAGCGAATGCAAGATGAGCTTCGCCGAATGGCGCGCATGGCGGCCGGGCGTTCACCCGAACCGACCGCGGCCATCCTGGACAGCCAAAGCATCCGGACCAGCCAGCGGGGTGGTCCAAGAGGGTACGACGGTGCCAAAAAGATCAGTGGCCGCAAACGACACCTGCTGGTGGACACCCTCGGTTTACCCCTGCTGATCAAAGTGCTTCCAGCGAACATCAGTGACCGTGATGGAGGTGAGGACGTCCTCCTGGAGGCGAAGCAAGCTATTCCGCCCCTGAGGCATTTGTTTGTCGATCAAGGGTATCGAGGGCAGTGGGTGAAGTGGGTTGAGGGCGAAGTAGGCTGGACGGTGGAGGTCGTCGCACGCCCTCGCAAGATCCGCGGAATCTGGTGGCCGAAGGACCAGCCGTTACCCGACTGGTATTTCGAGGCGTTGGAGGAACAGAAGAAGTTCAAGGTCATTCCAAGACGCTGGGTGGTGGAGCGTTCGTTCGCGTGGTACTCGTTCCACCGCCGCTTGGTGCGGGATTACGAGTTCTTACCGGAAACGACAGAAGCCTTTTTGCAGGTGGCCGCTACGCATCTTTTGGTTCGTCGCCTTGCCGCCTAA
- a CDS encoding helix-turn-helix transcriptional regulator, translating into MYDPSMRVLTVLELLQARERVTGPELARVLEVSPRTVQRYVTRLQDLGIPVTSTRGPGGAYHLRPGFRLPPLMLTNDEALAVTLGLHALAHLGLAEFTPAASGAQAKLRRVLPRDLQERVEDVEGAVDLSAPPWTVPTPAALLADVAHAIRQRRVVSFTYRKHDGATSRRRVEPYGTVHLDGRWYLVGRCQARAALRSFRLDRAADLTVELQAFDRPGTFDAKAYLHDTLPFAHAPHHVDVWLDLPLSDAEAKLVPWRVTLTADGPGTVLRCTREHLGPFAAMLLGLNCDFVVRAPEALRGALRTLAERAARAAAIPGDSTLDKKATKP; encoded by the coding sequence GTGTACGACCCCTCCATGCGCGTCCTCACCGTGCTGGAACTCCTGCAGGCACGCGAACGCGTCACGGGCCCCGAACTCGCGCGTGTCCTCGAAGTCAGTCCGCGCACCGTGCAGCGGTACGTCACGCGGTTGCAGGACCTAGGCATTCCCGTCACGTCCACCCGCGGGCCGGGCGGCGCGTACCATTTGCGGCCCGGTTTTCGCCTGCCGCCCCTCATGCTCACGAACGACGAGGCGCTCGCCGTCACGCTCGGCCTGCACGCCCTCGCGCACCTCGGCCTCGCCGAGTTCACGCCCGCCGCGAGCGGCGCGCAAGCGAAGCTTCGGCGCGTTTTGCCCCGCGACTTGCAAGAGCGCGTCGAGGACGTCGAAGGTGCCGTCGACCTCTCCGCGCCGCCGTGGACAGTTCCCACTCCCGCCGCCCTGCTCGCCGACGTCGCCCACGCCATTCGCCAACGTCGCGTCGTCTCCTTCACGTACCGCAAGCACGACGGCGCCACGTCCCGCCGCAGGGTCGAACCGTACGGCACGGTGCACCTAGACGGTCGCTGGTACCTCGTCGGCCGCTGCCAGGCGCGCGCCGCCCTCCGCTCCTTTCGCCTCGACCGCGCCGCCGACCTCACGGTCGAACTCCAAGCCTTCGACCGTCCCGGCACGTTCGACGCCAAAGCGTACCTTCACGACACGCTTCCGTTCGCGCACGCTCCCCACCACGTGGACGTTTGGCTGGACTTGCCTCTCTCGGACGCCGAGGCGAAGCTCGTGCCTTGGCGCGTCACCCTCACGGCCGACGGCCCCGGCACCGTCCTGCGCTGTACCCGCGAGCACCTCGGTCCCTTTGCCGCGATGCTTCTCGGCCTGAACTGCGACTTCGTCGTTCGAGCGCCCGAAGCGCTGCGAGGTGCCCTTCGAACCCTCGCCGAACGCGCCGCGCGAGCCGCCGCCATACCCGGCGATTCTACGCTTGACAAGAAAGCGACCAAACCCTAG
- a CDS encoding bifunctional folylpolyglutamate synthase/dihydrofolate synthase, with protein sequence MQSVYDWLFTRTRGGQQRGPERADDLLACLGQPDRAFRSVRVVGTNGKGSTAAMLEAGLTAAGETVGCFTSPHLEAFEERVRVNGRDISARRTAEFVDWAKEHAPHAPFFELTLGLACATFRDEGVTTAVMEAGVGGASDATQALRNVAAVLLTNVAVDHVLTLGPTTRDIALDKAAAALEGVPFLTTATGEGLEVALHVASQRGAIVYTPSTHPDLFHLPRLPRLAGEYQRCNARLALATLRLLRRDAGIEAALDATHKGRLERFDVDGRTVLLDGAHNPHAANALADSLGSVDTLVFGVMSRKDVADTLAPLRRIARHVVFTTPGEGGTDPAALASFHDGTAAPDPRAALALALRATPPGGRVLVAGSLYLAGTLRGALTSVPRTSLTAQRS encoded by the coding sequence GTGCAAAGCGTGTACGACTGGCTCTTCACCCGCACGCGCGGCGGCCAGCAACGCGGCCCCGAGCGTGCCGACGACCTGCTGGCCTGCCTCGGGCAGCCCGACCGCGCGTTTCGCAGCGTGCGCGTCGTCGGCACGAACGGCAAGGGCAGCACGGCCGCCATGCTCGAAGCGGGCCTGACGGCGGCAGGGGAGACGGTGGGGTGCTTCACGTCGCCTCACCTCGAAGCCTTCGAAGAGCGCGTTCGCGTGAACGGACGCGACATTTCGGCGCGGCGCACCGCCGAGTTCGTCGACTGGGCCAAGGAACACGCGCCGCACGCGCCGTTCTTCGAACTCACCCTCGGCCTTGCCTGCGCCACCTTTCGAGACGAGGGCGTCACGACCGCGGTCATGGAAGCGGGGGTCGGCGGCGCGTCCGACGCCACGCAGGCCCTTCGGAACGTCGCCGCCGTCCTCCTCACGAACGTCGCCGTCGACCACGTCCTCACCCTCGGCCCGACGACTCGCGACATCGCCCTCGACAAGGCTGCGGCCGCGCTGGAGGGCGTGCCCTTCCTGACGACCGCCACGGGAGAAGGCTTGGAGGTCGCCCTTCATGTCGCCTCGCAGCGTGGCGCGATCGTCTACACGCCGAGTACCCATCCCGACCTGTTCCACTTGCCGCGCCTTCCGCGCCTCGCGGGCGAGTACCAACGCTGCAATGCACGGCTCGCCCTGGCCACCCTGCGGCTCCTAAGGCGCGACGCGGGCATCGAAGCTGCTCTGGACGCCACGCACAAGGGGCGTTTGGAGCGCTTCGACGTGGACGGCCGCACCGTCCTGCTCGACGGCGCGCACAACCCGCACGCCGCCAACGCGCTCGCCGATTCTCTCGGCAGCGTCGACACGCTCGTCTTCGGCGTCATGAGCCGCAAGGACGTCGCCGACACCCTCGCTCCTCTGCGGCGCATCGCGCGACACGTCGTCTTCACGACGCCCGGCGAGGGCGGGACGGATCCTGCCGCCCTCGCGTCGTTTCACGACGGCACGGCCGCTCCCGATCCACGAGCGGCTCTCGCGCTCGCCCTTCGCGCCACACCGCCCGGCGGCCGTGTTCTCGTGGCGGGAAGCTTGTACCTCGCCGGGACGTTGCGTGGCGCCCTCACGAGCGTTCCTCGCACGTCCCTCACGGCTCAGCGCTCGTAG
- a CDS encoding alpha/beta fold hydrolase: MSHPPQVEEFWVRHQGLRVHATTTGKGDVPIVLLTGMGGPARHWRQVPSREMQEGTMATAPWNGRSLIEPALAALTRVIAYDRGGIDASQAPSAPRTVDDFCDELQAVLDAANVSRAVLVGHSFGGLIAFTFARQCPERVAGLVLLDASHPNQLARFTAVLPPEEGAWWQENAETRAETFPERPLWSGMLRQGEAVASEGVLGALPLAVVSRSHTEPVERLWQWGMTMATREGVAAMDVAWKAMQADYARSSTRGELVVAPNSFHYVHFDAPLEVVSVIERVWRAARDTTL, from the coding sequence ATGTCGCACCCCCCGCAAGTCGAGGAGTTCTGGGTTCGTCATCAAGGCCTTCGCGTGCACGCCACGACCACGGGTAAGGGCGATGTCCCCATCGTGTTGCTCACCGGCATGGGCGGTCCCGCGCGCCACTGGCGGCAAGTCCCCAGCCGTGAAATGCAAGAAGGCACCATGGCGACCGCACCGTGGAATGGAAGGTCTCTAATCGAGCCGGCCCTGGCCGCCCTCACGCGTGTCATCGCTTACGACCGTGGGGGCATCGACGCCAGCCAAGCGCCGAGCGCACCCCGGACCGTGGATGACTTCTGCGATGAGTTGCAAGCCGTCCTCGACGCGGCCAACGTTTCACGGGCGGTGCTGGTCGGGCACTCCTTCGGCGGCTTGATCGCCTTCACCTTCGCGCGTCAATGTCCGGAGCGCGTGGCGGGACTGGTGCTGCTCGACGCGTCGCACCCCAATCAACTCGCGCGCTTCACTGCCGTGTTGCCGCCCGAGGAGGGCGCATGGTGGCAAGAGAACGCGGAGACGCGCGCCGAGACGTTCCCGGAGCGACCTCTATGGTCGGGCATGCTGCGGCAAGGAGAAGCGGTGGCGAGCGAGGGAGTGCTGGGCGCCTTGCCGCTCGCGGTCGTGTCGCGCAGCCATACGGAACCGGTGGAGCGGTTGTGGCAGTGGGGCATGACGATGGCGACACGCGAGGGCGTGGCGGCAATGGACGTGGCGTGGAAGGCGATGCAAGCGGACTACGCGCGGTCGTCGACACGCGGGGAGTTGGTGGTGGCGCCGAATAGTTTTCACTACGTGCATTTCGACGCACCACTCGAAGTGGTGAGCGTGATCGAGCGGGTGTGGCGAGCAGCGCGTGATACCACGCTTTGA
- a CDS encoding ion transporter, with protein sequence MELRAGWPSWKDRVFGLLHPDDDDTAAKLLNSFLATLIVANVAAAVMSTVESVQARYVGTFGVFERVSLMVFAVEYAARVWTADVHRGHLQPWAARLRYVVSPLALIDLVALLPLLFGLLSAGDLVALRALRLLRILSLLRLGRYSKTLQLFGRVLRGRAEELFVTVTLVLVLMLSAATLMYLAEREAQPQVYASIPQTMWWAIVTLTTVGYGDMFPQTILGKILGGTIALFGVGLVALPAGLLASGFAEEMGRMREERESEELGLLAQEKAATATWSYCPHCGEKLPAPPSAP encoded by the coding sequence ATGGAACTCCGAGCGGGTTGGCCTTCCTGGAAGGACCGCGTCTTCGGGCTGCTCCACCCGGACGACGACGACACGGCGGCGAAGCTGCTCAACAGCTTCCTCGCCACGCTGATCGTGGCGAACGTCGCGGCGGCGGTGATGTCGACGGTAGAGTCGGTGCAGGCGCGGTACGTGGGAACCTTCGGGGTGTTCGAGCGCGTGTCCCTGATGGTCTTCGCCGTGGAGTACGCCGCGCGCGTCTGGACGGCCGACGTCCACCGAGGGCACTTGCAGCCCTGGGCGGCCCGCCTGCGGTACGTCGTGTCGCCCCTCGCCTTGATCGACCTCGTGGCGCTTTTGCCCCTTTTGTTCGGCCTGCTGAGCGCCGGGGATCTCGTCGCGCTTCGCGCCCTGCGCCTGCTGCGCATCCTGAGTTTGCTGCGCCTCGGGCGGTACTCGAAGACGTTGCAGTTGTTCGGCCGCGTTCTGAGAGGCAGGGCCGAGGAGTTGTTCGTGACCGTGACGCTCGTGCTCGTGCTGATGCTGAGCGCCGCCACGTTGATGTACCTCGCCGAGCGTGAGGCGCAACCGCAAGTGTACGCGAGCATTCCACAGACGATGTGGTGGGCCATCGTGACCCTCACAACCGTGGGGTACGGCGACATGTTTCCGCAGACGATTCTGGGCAAGATTCTCGGCGGTACGATCGCGCTGTTCGGCGTGGGTCTCGTCGCGTTGCCGGCGGGCTTGCTCGCGTCGGGCTTCGCCGAGGAAATGGGCAGGATGCGCGAAGAGCGAGAAAGCGAGGAGCTCGGCTTGCTCGCTCAGGAGAAGGCGGCGACGGCCACGTGGTCGTACTGTCCTCATTGTGGCGAGAAGTTGCCCGCGCCGCCCTCGGCGCCGTGA